A genomic segment from Candidatus Zixiibacteriota bacterium encodes:
- a CDS encoding YajQ family cyclic di-GMP-binding protein produces the protein MAQDYSFDVVSKIDMEEVLNAVNQATREMSQRFDFKGSKSSIALNRKEREITVVGDDDMRRRNVLEILLGRLAKREVPLKGLVYGDIEATFSGTVTQRIKVQSGLSTEQCKEIVKIIKELKLKVKTSIQDAQVRVAGSKKDDLQSVIEALRGADLSFHLSFDNYR, from the coding sequence ATGGCACAAGATTATTCATTCGATGTTGTCTCAAAGATCGACATGGAAGAAGTGCTCAATGCCGTTAATCAGGCAACGCGCGAGATGAGCCAGCGGTTTGACTTTAAGGGGAGCAAGAGCAGCATCGCGCTCAATCGCAAAGAACGCGAGATCACGGTCGTCGGCGATGACGATATGAGGCGCCGAAACGTGCTGGAGATTCTGCTCGGACGGCTCGCCAAGCGCGAGGTACCATTGAAGGGATTGGTCTATGGCGACATCGAGGCGACCTTCTCGGGGACCGTGACGCAAAGGATCAAAGTTCAATCCGGCCTGAGTACCGAGCAGTGCAAAGAGATCGTCAAGATCATCAAAGAGTTAAAGCTGAAAGTGAAGACGTCGATTCAGGATGCGCAGGTACGGGTGGCCGGTTCAAAGAAGGATGACTTGCAATCGGTGATCGAGGCGTTGCGCGGCGCGGACTTGTCATTCCATCTGAGCTTCGACAATTATCGGTGA